A part of Hippopotamus amphibius kiboko isolate mHipAmp2 chromosome 16, mHipAmp2.hap2, whole genome shotgun sequence genomic DNA contains:
- the LOC130838174 gene encoding cationic amino acid transporter 3-like, which translates to MENLPDIVVSTTMSRTLRQYVLQFGQKLVRRRPLKPIEESESPKAPVNTLDLVVLGVGRSLGAGVYIVAGAVAKYIAGPAIVISLLVAALSSLLSGLCYAELGARVRRSGSVYFYSYVTMGQLCAFIIGWNLILSSFIATSFVSKAWSYAFDSLIGNHISQALQGTFSAHMPDFLATFPDFVALGLVLLMIGILVLGAQVSSLVIKVFTSLNVLVPIFMIISGFIKGDLHNWQLTEQDYTLATSGFNDVHRTGGLGPLGSGGFVPFGFEGILHGAALCLYSYVGVDAIVTTGKEALNPQRSIPLSMVISIFICVLIDFGLSAALTLMVPYYQIHPYNPLPQAFLHVGWDPARYVMAVVFLCALSYSLLGAMFFMSQLIYEMAEDGLLFQGLAWIHARTRTRIVAIVASGSLAGLVALLFKLRDTVELLLIGVLLAYFLVAFSVLVLRYQPDQKLSKHEKTKEEIEMEPLVEGSPLESVPEAGNSRILKSLCDPINTTPTLTSGQIVYGCASLLVLLLTILSLVLARWPSRVFSGDPVATTAAVLLLLLIVGVTVIIWRQPQSPAPLPFKVPALPVLPLLSIFVNVYLMMQMISGTWAQFGIWNVIGFAIYFGYGIQHSLEENSDQEPPASTSQMLDKNIPSDESP; encoded by the exons ATGGAGAACTTGCCCGAT ATCGTAGTCTCCACAACTATGTCTAGGACGCTGCGTCAGTATGTTCTCCAGTTTGGTCAGAAGCTGGTCCGCAGGCGGCCGCTGAAACCCATAGAGGAGTCTGAGAGTCCCAAGGCCCCTGTGAACACCCTAGACCTGGTGGTCTTGGGTGTGGGCAGAAGCCTGGGAGCTGGTGTGTATATCGTGGCTGGTGCAGTGGCCAAGTACATAGCTGGACCAGCGATCGTCATCTCACTCTTGGTGGCCGCTCTGTCTTCTCTGTTGTCTGGGCTCTGCTATGCAGAGCTTGGAGCCCGGGTACGACGCTCTGGTTCTGTGTATTTCTACAGCTATGTCACCATGGGACAACTGTGTGCCTTCATCATTGGCTGGAATCTCATACTGTCTTCATTTATTG CCACTTCCTTTGTGTCCAAAGCCTGGAGCTACGCCTTTGACAGCCTGATTGGAAACCACATCTCTCAGGCGTTACAGGGAACTTTCTCTGCGCATATGCCCGACTTCCTGGCCACGTTCCCAGACTTTGTTGCGCTGGGCCTGGTGCTGTTAATGATTG GAATACTCGTTCTGGGAGCTCAAGTATCATCCCTGGTTATCAAAGTGTTCACGAGCTTGAACGTTTTGGTTCCAATCTTCATGATCATCTCTGGCTTCATTAAGGGGGATCTGCACAACTGGCAGCTCACGGAGCAGGACTACACATTGGCCACATCTGGATTCAATGACGTCCATAGGACTGGAGG CTTGGGTCCGCTGGGTTCTGGAGGGTTTGTGCCCTTTGGCTTTGAAGGGATTCTCCACGGAGCAGCTCTATGTCTCTACTCATATGTTGGTGTCGATGCCATTGTCACTACAG GGAAAGAAGCCCTGAATCCTCAGCGATCCATCCCCTTGAGCATGGTGATCTCCATCTTCATCTGCGTTTTGATTGATTTTGGTCTCTCAGCAGCCCTCACCCTCATGGTGCCCTACTACCAGATTCATCCTTACAACCCTTTGCCACAGGCTTTTCTCCACGTTGGGTGGGACCCTGCCAGATATGTCATGGCTGTTGTCTTCCTGTGTGCTCTTTCATACAG CCTCCTGGGTGCCATGTTTTTCATGTCTCAGTTGATCTATGAAATGGCAGAAGATGGGCTCCTTTTCCAGGGACTTGCTTGGATCCATGCTCGCACACGCACCCGCATCGTGGCCATCGTGGCTTCTGGAAGTCTTGCAg GGCTCGTGGCATTACTCTTCAAGCTCCGAGATACTGTGGAACTCCTGTTAATCGGGGTCCTACTTGCTTACTTCCTGGTGGCTTTCTCTGTCCTTGTCCTCAG GTACCAGCCAGACCAGAAGTTAAGCAagcatgagaaaacaaaggaggaaattGAGATGGAGCCTTTAGTTGAAGGAAGTCCTTTAGAATCTGTACCTGAAGCAGGAAACTCAAGGATTCTAAAGAGTCTGTGCGACCCTATCAACACCACTCCCACGCTGACGTCTGGCCAGATTGTCTACGGATGTGCCTCACTGCTTG TTCTCCTGCTGACCATCCTGAGCCTGGTGCTGGCCCGGTGGCCCAGCCGCGTGTTCTCTGGAGACCCCGTGGCCACAACAGcggctgtgctgctgctgctgctcatcGTGGGGGTCACGGTCATCATTTGGAGGCAGCCCCAGAGCCCCGCTCCTCTTCCCTTCAAG GTCCCTGCTTTGCCTGTCCTCCCCCTGCTGAGCATCTTTGTGAATGTTTACCTGATGATGCAGATGATCTCTGGGACCTGGGCCCAATTTGGCATCTGGAATGTGATTG GATTTGCCATATACTTTGGATACGGGATCCAACACAGCTTGGAGGAGAACAGTGACCAAGAGCCACCAGCCTCCACCTCCCAAATGCTTGACAAAAACATCCCTAGTGATGAATCACCTTAA